From a region of the Citricoccus muralis genome:
- a CDS encoding mycofactocin-coupled SDR family oxidoreductase produces the protein MGARLEGKVAFISGGARGQGRSHAVRLAEEGADIITFDVCQDVESNPYPGPRAEDLAETVRQVEALDRRIIARQADVRDFAAVKAVADEGFAEFGRLDIVSGNAGILGEINPLADQSEDGWQEMIDINLTGVRHTVKAALPHLRAGGNGGAIVLTSSTAGIKGYANMTHYVAAKHGVVGLMKTLVLELGQENIRVNTIHPTQVDTDMIQNEAIYKLFVPGKDHPTREDFAEVSRTMQALDIDWVEARDISNALLFLASDEARYITGQQLKVDAGQTSL, from the coding sequence ATGGGTGCACGTCTCGAAGGCAAGGTCGCGTTCATCTCCGGAGGAGCACGGGGGCAGGGCAGAAGCCACGCCGTGCGTCTCGCGGAGGAAGGCGCCGACATCATCACGTTCGACGTCTGTCAGGACGTGGAATCGAATCCCTATCCCGGCCCTCGCGCCGAGGACTTGGCGGAGACCGTCCGCCAGGTCGAGGCCCTGGACCGGCGCATCATCGCACGCCAGGCCGACGTCCGCGATTTCGCGGCAGTCAAGGCCGTCGCGGACGAGGGCTTCGCCGAGTTCGGGCGACTCGACATCGTCTCCGGCAATGCCGGCATCCTGGGCGAGATCAATCCTCTGGCAGATCAGTCCGAGGACGGCTGGCAGGAGATGATCGACATCAACCTCACCGGCGTCCGCCACACGGTGAAAGCCGCACTTCCGCACCTGCGTGCCGGTGGCAATGGCGGCGCGATCGTCCTCACCAGCTCGACGGCCGGCATCAAGGGCTACGCGAACATGACCCACTATGTTGCCGCGAAACACGGTGTGGTGGGACTCATGAAGACCCTGGTGCTCGAGTTGGGACAGGAGAACATCCGTGTCAACACCATTCACCCCACGCAAGTGGACACGGACATGATCCAGAACGAGGCGATCTACAAACTGTTCGTCCCCGGCAAGGACCACCCCACCCGGGAGGACTTCGCAGAGGTCTCCCGGACCATGCAGGCACTGGACATCGACTGGGTCGAGGCCCGGGACATCTCCAACGCCCTGCTGTTCCTCGCCTCCGACGAGGCCCGTTACATCACCGGTCAGCAGCTCAAGGTCGACGCCGGCCAGACGAGCCTCTAA
- a CDS encoding mycofactocin-coupled SDR family oxidoreductase, which translates to MGARLEGKVAFISGGARGQGRSHAVRLAEEGADIITFDICQDVDHVPYAGPTAEDLAETVRQVEALDRRIIARQADVRDFDAIKAVADEGFAEFGRLDIVSANAGISGEMAEADVMSESGWQTMIDINLTGVWHTAKAAIPHIKAGGNGGSIVLTSSLAGLKGMGNIAHYVSAKHGVVGLMRTLALELAPHSIRVNSIHPTQVDTPMIMNEATKKLFRPDLENPTDEDFAATSQSMNSLPIPWVEPVDISNALLFLSSEEGRYITGVPLPVDAGAGLKSVVF; encoded by the coding sequence ATGGGTGCACGTCTCGAAGGCAAGGTCGCGTTCATCTCCGGAGGAGCACGGGGGCAGGGCAGAAGCCACGCCGTGCGCCTCGCGGAGGAAGGCGCCGACATCATCACGTTCGACATCTGCCAGGATGTCGACCACGTTCCCTACGCGGGACCCACCGCCGAGGACCTGGCGGAGACCGTCCGCCAGGTCGAGGCCCTGGACCGGCGCATCATCGCACGCCAGGCCGACGTCCGTGACTTCGACGCAATCAAAGCCGTTGCAGATGAGGGCTTCGCCGAGTTCGGACGTCTCGACATCGTCTCCGCCAATGCCGGGATCTCGGGCGAGATGGCCGAAGCCGACGTCATGTCGGAAAGCGGCTGGCAAACGATGATCGACATCAACCTCACGGGGGTGTGGCACACGGCCAAGGCCGCGATCCCGCACATCAAGGCCGGCGGCAACGGCGGCTCGATCGTTCTCACCAGTTCCCTGGCCGGGCTCAAGGGTATGGGTAACATCGCCCACTATGTCTCGGCCAAGCACGGTGTGGTCGGTCTCATGCGGACCCTGGCCCTTGAGCTGGCCCCGCACAGCATCCGGGTGAACTCCATCCACCCGACCCAGGTGGACACCCCCATGATCATGAACGAGGCGACGAAGAAGCTCTTCCGCCCCGATCTGGAGAACCCCACCGACGAGGATTTCGCCGCGACGTCCCAGTCCATGAATTCGCTGCCCATCCCGTGGGTTGAGCCGGTGGACATCTCCAATGCACTCCTCTTCCTCTCATCGGAGGAGGGGCGTTACATCACCGGCGTCCCGCTGCCCGTGGATGCCGGCGCCGGTCTCAAATCCGTCGTCTTCTGA
- a CDS encoding mycofactocin-coupled SDR family oxidoreductase, producing MVGRLEGKVALISGGARGQGRSHAVRLAEEGADIITFDVCGPIDGVPYPAPNQADLDETVRQVEALDRRIVARQADVRDYAAVKAVVDEGVAELGGRLDIVSASAGIFTFGPLAAETTEEDWDTMLDINLKGVWQTVKAATPHMIAADNGGSVVLTSSTAGIKGTYGVAAYTAAKHGVVGLMKTLALELGPQNIRVNSVHPTSVATPMVLNDALYNLFSPDSPTEESFRETMHASHALNVGIIEAVDISNAILWLSTDEARYVTGTQIKVDAGYTTK from the coding sequence ATGGTCGGACGGTTAGAAGGAAAAGTAGCCCTCATCTCGGGAGGAGCGCGTGGCCAGGGCCGTAGCCACGCCGTGCGCCTCGCCGAGGAGGGGGCAGACATCATCACGTTCGATGTCTGCGGACCCATCGACGGTGTGCCGTACCCCGCACCGAACCAGGCGGACCTCGATGAGACCGTCCGCCAGGTCGAGGCTCTGGACCGGCGCATCGTCGCCCGCCAGGCCGACGTCCGTGATTACGCCGCCGTCAAGGCTGTGGTGGACGAGGGCGTCGCCGAACTCGGGGGGCGGCTGGACATCGTGTCCGCCAGTGCCGGGATCTTCACGTTCGGACCGCTCGCGGCCGAGACAACGGAGGAGGACTGGGACACCATGCTGGACATCAACCTCAAGGGTGTCTGGCAGACCGTCAAGGCCGCGACGCCCCACATGATTGCCGCAGACAACGGTGGGTCTGTGGTGTTGACCAGTTCCACGGCGGGCATCAAGGGCACCTATGGCGTCGCGGCGTACACGGCGGCCAAACACGGCGTGGTGGGACTGATGAAGACTCTCGCGTTGGAACTGGGACCCCAGAACATCCGGGTCAACTCGGTCCACCCCACGTCCGTGGCCACGCCCATGGTGCTCAATGACGCGCTGTACAACCTCTTCTCGCCGGACAGTCCGACCGAAGAGTCCTTCCGCGAGACCATGCACGCCTCGCATGCGCTGAACGTCGGCATCATCGAAGCCGTGGACATCTCCAACGCCATCCTCTGGCTCTCTACGGATGAGGCCCGCTACGTGACCGGCACCCAGATCAAGGTCGACGCCGGCTACACCACCAAGTAA
- a CDS encoding mycofactocin-coupled SDR family oxidoreductase translates to MAGRMEGKVVFITGAARGQGRSHALRLAEEGADIIAVDICEPIPGVTEYEGSTPDDLNETVKQVEALDRRIVAEQGDVRDPDRLKQVVDRGVAELGGRLDGIVANAGIDIFNHWHAFSQDDWQTTIDINLTGVWNTVRAAAPVMIDAGNGGSIVLISSANGIKPGPFNAPYNAAKFGVTALGKSFAQEMSRDGVRVNTIHPGPVDTHMAQGVDRIVELESENPGLLAMLNGFPRGDAEGISLMSPREISNAVLYLLSDESTWTTGLPMAVDGGMSAT, encoded by the coding sequence ATGGCAGGACGCATGGAAGGCAAGGTCGTTTTCATCACGGGTGCCGCTCGGGGTCAAGGCAGGAGCCACGCGCTCCGCCTAGCCGAGGAGGGCGCTGACATCATCGCCGTCGACATCTGCGAACCGATACCGGGAGTCACTGAGTATGAGGGGTCGACGCCGGACGATTTGAACGAGACGGTCAAGCAAGTCGAGGCCCTCGATCGCCGCATCGTCGCCGAACAGGGTGATGTCCGTGACCCCGACCGCCTCAAGCAGGTCGTGGACCGGGGCGTCGCCGAACTCGGTGGCCGATTGGACGGCATCGTGGCCAACGCCGGCATCGATATCTTCAACCATTGGCACGCCTTCTCGCAGGACGATTGGCAGACGACGATCGACATCAATCTAACCGGAGTGTGGAACACGGTCCGAGCAGCTGCCCCAGTGATGATCGACGCTGGCAATGGCGGTTCGATCGTGCTCATCTCCTCGGCCAACGGCATCAAGCCCGGACCGTTCAACGCGCCCTACAACGCTGCCAAGTTCGGTGTCACGGCGCTGGGGAAGTCCTTCGCACAGGAGATGTCGAGGGACGGCGTGAGGGTCAACACCATCCACCCGGGTCCGGTGGACACCCACATGGCGCAGGGGGTCGACAGGATCGTGGAGCTTGAGAGCGAGAATCCGGGACTGCTGGCCATGCTCAACGGCTTCCCCCGTGGTGACGCGGAGGGGATCAGTCTGATGTCGCCACGGGAGATCTCCAACGCGGTCCTGTACCTGCTGTCCGACGAGTCCACGTGGACGACTGGATTGCCGATGGCCGTCGACGGCGGCATGTCAGCGACCTGA
- a CDS encoding AAA family ATPase encodes MSIQSTGLRDTSHVSRVRESLGRRVVGRERELDLVLAAVAAGRDILLEGPPGTSKSTILRAIAEEWGIPFVLVEGNADLTPSKLLGGHDPARVLREGYRDENFVDGPLVRAMREGGFLYIEEFNRAPDDTLNTLLTAMAEREVTIPRIGTITAQPTFRIIGSMNPYDNVGTTRLSTSVHDRFNRLVLGYQDAAAEHRIVALRTGLGPDGGEDVPARLASALVTDAVALTRATREHEDTRQGSSVRGAIDLALVAAQLLNLHGLDTPGEGRVSAEDTPRRRYADVILDAAMVSLSGRLHVDEAAGTTPERVLQEIWEDHFILRPAAAEPG; translated from the coding sequence ATGAGCATCCAATCAACGGGCCTGCGGGACACCAGCCACGTGTCCCGCGTCCGCGAGAGCCTCGGCCGCCGCGTCGTCGGCCGAGAACGTGAACTCGACCTGGTCCTCGCCGCAGTGGCGGCCGGGAGGGACATCCTGCTGGAAGGCCCTCCGGGGACGTCCAAGTCCACGATCCTGCGGGCCATCGCCGAGGAATGGGGCATCCCGTTCGTGCTGGTCGAGGGCAACGCGGACCTGACCCCATCGAAGCTCCTCGGAGGGCATGACCCCGCCCGTGTCCTGCGGGAGGGGTACCGGGACGAGAACTTCGTGGATGGACCGCTCGTGCGGGCCATGCGCGAGGGCGGCTTTCTCTACATCGAGGAGTTCAACCGTGCGCCGGATGACACGCTCAACACGCTGCTGACGGCCATGGCGGAGCGGGAGGTCACGATCCCGCGGATCGGAACCATCACGGCCCAGCCGACCTTCCGCATCATCGGATCGATGAATCCCTACGACAACGTCGGGACCACTCGGTTGTCCACCTCGGTGCACGACCGGTTCAACCGCCTCGTCCTCGGGTACCAGGACGCCGCGGCGGAGCATCGGATCGTGGCGTTGCGCACCGGCCTGGGGCCCGACGGCGGCGAGGACGTCCCAGCGCGGCTCGCCTCCGCGCTGGTCACGGACGCCGTCGCCCTGACCCGGGCCACTCGGGAACATGAGGACACCCGCCAGGGCAGTTCGGTGCGGGGTGCCATCGACTTGGCCCTGGTGGCCGCACAACTGCTGAACCTGCACGGCTTGGACACTCCGGGTGAGGGTCGGGTGAGCGCAGAGGACACCCCGCGGCGCCGCTATGCGGACGTCATCCTGGACGCCGCCATGGTCTCCCTCTCGGGGCGCCTCCACGTGGACGAGGCGGCGGGGACCACGCCCGAGCGCGTGCTCCAGGAGATCTGGGAGGACCACTTCATCCTGAGACCTGCAGCGGCGGAACCGGGTTGA
- a CDS encoding vWA domain-containing protein → MRRTQEAPGRRRRPKVLEEDPTVFEPATGEGGGQVLTASGAGKDATARVRGTAAPGETGEDSRVIDLEDLDEHADREALRRAREIALSLAIPQPPRRATARRGLGDLEQLPFRGSAEDIDLEATVENLVAKPVPEPSDIVVRERTRQRRAMVLLLDVSGSMRGERVRSAAAAVGAIVGEFARDDLAVIAFWSDAARIASMGQAGTPGGILETLVRIPARGLTNVEHPLRLARDELARVPAAEGRVLLLSDCVHNAGPDPRSAAASLPRLDVLLDTSGEKDVDLGRDLARLGRGRLETVRTFRDLPRALSRILSP, encoded by the coding sequence GTGCGCCGGACGCAGGAGGCACCGGGCCGGCGTCGCAGGCCGAAGGTGCTCGAGGAGGACCCGACGGTCTTCGAGCCGGCCACCGGCGAGGGTGGGGGGCAGGTGCTGACGGCCAGCGGTGCGGGCAAAGACGCCACCGCCCGGGTCCGGGGAACGGCCGCACCGGGGGAGACCGGCGAGGACAGCAGGGTCATCGACCTGGAGGACCTGGACGAGCACGCGGACCGGGAAGCACTGCGCCGGGCACGCGAAATCGCCCTGTCCTTGGCGATTCCCCAGCCGCCGCGGCGGGCGACGGCGCGGCGTGGACTGGGCGACCTGGAGCAGCTCCCGTTCCGGGGCAGTGCCGAGGACATCGACCTGGAGGCGACGGTGGAGAACCTCGTGGCCAAGCCGGTCCCGGAACCCTCGGACATCGTGGTGCGCGAGCGCACCCGGCAACGCCGGGCGATGGTGCTGCTCCTCGATGTCTCGGGCTCGATGCGCGGGGAGAGGGTCCGCTCGGCCGCGGCTGCCGTGGGCGCCATCGTGGGGGAGTTCGCCCGGGACGACCTGGCCGTGATCGCGTTCTGGTCCGATGCCGCCCGCATCGCATCGATGGGCCAGGCCGGCACCCCGGGTGGGATCCTCGAGACACTCGTGCGCATCCCGGCACGCGGGCTGACCAATGTGGAGCATCCCCTGCGCCTGGCCCGGGACGAACTCGCCAGGGTTCCCGCGGCGGAGGGCCGTGTGCTGCTGCTGTCCGACTGCGTCCACAACGCCGGACCGGACCCCCGCTCTGCGGCCGCCAGCCTGCCCCGGCTGGACGTCCTCCTCGACACGTCGGGGGAGAAAGACGTGGACCTCGGGCGCGACCTGGCCCGGCTCGGGCGAGGACGGCTGGAGACCGTGCGTACCTTTCGGGACCTGCCGCGGGCCCTGTCGAGGATCCTGAGCCCGTGA
- the mftD gene encoding pre-mycofactocin synthase MftD (MftD, an enzyme found in the mycofactocin biosynthesis locus, performs an oxidative deamination of 3-amino-5-[(p-hydroxyphenyl)methyl]-4,4-dimethyl-2-pyrrolidinone (AHDP). The resulting compound, now called pre-mycofactocin (PMFT), is a biologically active redox cofactor that can oxidize the non-exchangeable NADH of TIGR03971 family SDR-type oxidoreductases.) — MTNPWFESVAEAQRRAKKRLPASVYMALVAGSERGMTVQNNIDAFAELGFAPKITGNPLAQDTRTTIMGVPVESPVMISPTGVQAVHPEGEIAVARAANNRGAAMGLGAYSSKAMEDVIPENPGRTFFQLYWSGGRDQMLALAQRAKDAGAAGLIITLDWTNGYGRDWGSPEIPQEMNLKAILKYAPEIIAGGKFGYALDWARTLRPPELSVPNAVPKGEPAPGFFEAMGWWRQTEIPSWDDIAWLRRQWDGPFMVKGITRVDDAKAARDAGVTAVSVSNHGGNNLDTTPATIRLLPAVAEAIGEDVEVYLDGGIRRGSHVYKALALGARGVLIGRAYLWGMSANGQAGVENVLDIMKDGLKAAMMGNGHATLSEISAQDLLIPPGFAITAGGDEGHVWGAPALGSSAIEGAAGGLGPATRPRLSF, encoded by the coding sequence ATGACCAATCCGTGGTTCGAGAGCGTGGCGGAGGCCCAGCGCCGGGCGAAGAAGCGCCTTCCGGCGTCCGTGTACATGGCCCTGGTGGCCGGTTCGGAGCGCGGCATGACCGTGCAGAACAACATCGACGCCTTCGCCGAGCTCGGCTTCGCGCCCAAGATCACGGGCAACCCGCTCGCACAGGACACCCGAACCACCATTATGGGCGTGCCCGTCGAGTCGCCGGTGATGATCTCTCCCACCGGGGTCCAGGCTGTGCATCCCGAGGGTGAGATCGCGGTCGCCCGGGCGGCGAACAACCGGGGCGCGGCCATGGGGCTCGGGGCGTACTCCTCCAAGGCCATGGAGGATGTGATCCCCGAGAACCCGGGCCGGACCTTCTTCCAGCTGTACTGGTCGGGTGGCCGTGACCAGATGCTGGCGCTCGCGCAGCGTGCCAAGGACGCCGGGGCGGCCGGACTGATCATCACCCTCGATTGGACGAACGGTTACGGCCGGGACTGGGGCAGCCCGGAGATTCCGCAGGAGATGAACCTCAAGGCCATCCTCAAGTACGCCCCGGAGATCATCGCCGGCGGCAAGTTCGGCTACGCCCTGGACTGGGCCAGAACCCTGCGCCCGCCGGAGCTCTCCGTGCCGAATGCCGTGCCGAAGGGTGAGCCGGCGCCCGGATTCTTCGAGGCCATGGGCTGGTGGCGCCAGACCGAGATCCCCTCGTGGGATGACATCGCCTGGTTGCGCCGGCAGTGGGACGGGCCGTTCATGGTCAAGGGTATCACTCGGGTGGACGACGCCAAGGCCGCCCGGGACGCCGGCGTCACCGCCGTCTCCGTGTCCAACCACGGCGGCAACAACCTCGATACGACGCCGGCCACCATCCGGCTGCTGCCCGCCGTCGCGGAGGCCATCGGCGAGGACGTCGAGGTGTACCTCGACGGCGGCATCCGCCGCGGCTCCCACGTGTACAAGGCCCTGGCCCTCGGAGCCCGCGGGGTGCTGATCGGCCGGGCCTACCTGTGGGGCATGAGCGCCAACGGGCAGGCCGGAGTGGAGAACGTCCTGGACATCATGAAGGACGGCCTGAAGGCGGCCATGATGGGCAACGGCCATGCGACCCTGTCCGAGATCTCCGCCCAGGACCTGCTCATCCCGCCGGGCTTCGCCATCACCGCCGGCGGCGACGAGGGCCACGTCTGGGGCGCTCCGGCCCTGGGCTCCTCCGCCATCGAAGGGGCTGCCGGCGGGCTGGGTCCAGCCACCCGTCCACGACTGAGCTTCTGA
- a CDS encoding IclR family transcriptional regulator, producing the protein MLSRMASILRAFDRGAEELTATEVSRRTGLPASTCHRIMRSLAEEGVLEIGEGHRYHVGLWLWEVAAHAPRSGGMQQAALPFMQDLMDITGHPVHLAVREGSQAVFIERMSHWRARNSRPYIGSHYPLHLTSVGLMLLAHAPTEVQEDYLTGRLEQRTPLTVTSPQELRRMLASIRSRGFAVSDRQVVMDAISVAAPIRDTHGQVIAALSVNTPLGSLKEQTMAHAVQTTALAITRSMALNVQMNR; encoded by the coding sequence ATGCTGTCCAGGATGGCGTCCATCCTCCGAGCCTTCGATCGGGGCGCGGAGGAACTGACCGCCACCGAGGTCAGCCGCCGGACCGGGCTGCCGGCCTCCACCTGCCACCGGATCATGCGTTCCCTGGCCGAGGAGGGAGTGCTGGAGATCGGCGAGGGGCACCGCTATCACGTGGGCCTCTGGTTGTGGGAGGTGGCCGCCCACGCGCCACGGTCCGGCGGTATGCAGCAGGCGGCACTGCCGTTCATGCAGGACCTCATGGACATCACCGGCCACCCGGTCCACCTGGCCGTGCGCGAGGGCTCGCAGGCCGTCTTCATCGAGCGGATGTCCCATTGGCGCGCGCGGAACTCCCGGCCCTACATCGGAAGCCACTACCCGCTGCACCTGACCTCGGTGGGCCTGATGCTGCTGGCCCACGCGCCCACGGAGGTCCAGGAGGACTACCTGACGGGCCGTCTGGAGCAGCGGACGCCCTTGACCGTCACCAGTCCTCAGGAACTGCGGCGGATGCTGGCCTCGATCAGGTCACGCGGCTTCGCCGTCAGTGACCGCCAGGTCGTCATGGACGCCATCTCCGTGGCAGCGCCGATCCGTGACACCCACGGCCAGGTCATCGCGGCCCTGTCCGTCAACACGCCCCTGGGGAGCCTGAAGGAACAGACCATGGCCCATGCCGTCCAGACGACCGCCTTGGCCATCACGAGGTCCATGGCACTGAACGTCCAGATGAACCGCTAG
- a CDS encoding ABC transporter substrate-binding protein — protein sequence MSLQSPLVRSQVNRRGFLAGTLGLSALGMTGLLSSCGTASSGAAGGAEGGTAPFTYLSYLPMETLSVAPELLADAGGHFENHGLKVTFQSTKGSPQAIQTLVAGAGPLTRVGAIDLITAAADGQPLVNVGSIVRGSSIRILNSTANPLEKPEDFLGKTIGVPSEGGTSDKSLSLMLHKAGLNPDDVARQVVGLGPGTFELVKRGDIAGYMVSIDQSIVTQQQFAGEAQAFDAGDAVRADSQIYTATQQSLEEHGEHITAYMAAIRDAVQEIVDDESLESVIETMRSKYSFGSLDDDAVATESLSQSRDLWTAKGTQPLLTTDEGYWAEGYEELVAAGMVEAGSDPLEWLDNSYLPAS from the coding sequence ATGTCCCTGCAATCCCCACTCGTCCGATCCCAGGTCAACCGACGCGGCTTCCTCGCCGGCACCCTGGGTCTGTCTGCACTCGGCATGACCGGACTTCTCAGCAGCTGCGGTACCGCATCCTCCGGTGCCGCGGGCGGCGCTGAAGGCGGAACCGCACCGTTCACCTACCTGAGCTACTTGCCGATGGAGACGCTTTCGGTCGCTCCCGAACTGCTGGCGGACGCCGGAGGCCACTTCGAGAACCACGGCCTGAAGGTCACGTTCCAGTCCACCAAGGGCTCCCCCCAGGCCATCCAGACGCTCGTGGCCGGGGCAGGCCCGCTGACCCGTGTGGGGGCCATCGACCTGATCACGGCAGCCGCGGACGGACAGCCCCTCGTCAACGTGGGCAGCATCGTTCGCGGCTCGTCGATCCGCATCCTCAACTCCACGGCGAATCCACTGGAGAAGCCCGAGGACTTCCTCGGCAAGACCATCGGGGTGCCCTCCGAGGGCGGTACCAGCGACAAGTCGCTGTCCCTGATGCTGCACAAGGCCGGCCTGAACCCCGACGACGTCGCACGCCAGGTCGTCGGCCTGGGCCCCGGGACCTTTGAACTGGTCAAGCGTGGGGACATCGCGGGGTACATGGTCAGCATCGACCAGTCCATCGTCACCCAGCAGCAGTTCGCGGGCGAGGCACAGGCCTTCGACGCCGGCGATGCCGTGCGCGCCGACTCCCAGATCTACACCGCCACCCAGCAGTCCCTGGAGGAGCACGGTGAACACATCACGGCGTACATGGCCGCCATCCGGGATGCCGTCCAGGAGATCGTCGACGACGAATCACTGGAATCGGTCATTGAGACGATGCGGTCGAAGTACTCCTTCGGGTCCCTGGATGACGACGCCGTCGCCACGGAATCCCTGAGCCAGAGTAGGGACCTCTGGACTGCGAAGGGGACCCAGCCGCTGCTCACCACGGATGAGGGCTACTGGGCCGAAGGATACGAGGAGCTCGTGGCTGCCGGGATGGTCGAGGCCGGCTCGGACCCGTTGGAGTGGTTGGACAACAGCTACCTGCCCGCCTCCTGA
- a CDS encoding ABC transporter ATP-binding protein, whose amino-acid sequence MSMQTQPSVATPEPAAPDSSPEIRISGLGKTYKTERGTTHALSDINLDIRKEEFVSLIGRSGCGKTTLLRIMAGLVPPTAGHVEIGGRALWHHETVDSSVIRRLGVVFQDSNLFPWYNIEDNIALPLRLRGVKKNERRDRVRELAELVGLQNFLPNYPRELSGGMRQRVAIARALSDNPELLLMDEPFGALDALTREKMNMEIQRIALATRATVVFVTHDIDEAVALGDRVVHLTPRPGRIKDVVEVPLARPRGVEIKKDAAFHGLVGNLHTSLNEEDDHES is encoded by the coding sequence ATGAGCATGCAAACCCAGCCCTCCGTGGCAACGCCTGAGCCTGCGGCGCCGGACTCGAGTCCGGAGATCCGGATCTCCGGACTCGGCAAGACCTACAAGACCGAACGCGGGACCACCCACGCGCTCTCCGACATCAACCTGGACATCCGCAAGGAGGAGTTCGTCTCCCTGATCGGCCGTTCCGGTTGCGGGAAGACGACGCTGCTGCGCATCATGGCCGGACTGGTCCCGCCCACCGCCGGTCACGTCGAGATCGGCGGACGCGCCCTGTGGCACCACGAGACGGTCGACTCATCCGTCATCCGGCGTCTCGGCGTCGTGTTCCAGGATTCGAATCTCTTCCCCTGGTACAACATCGAGGACAACATCGCCCTGCCCCTGCGCCTGCGCGGGGTCAAGAAGAACGAGCGGCGGGACCGGGTCCGGGAACTGGCCGAACTGGTGGGGCTGCAGAACTTCCTCCCCAACTATCCCCGCGAGCTGTCCGGCGGCATGCGCCAGCGGGTGGCCATCGCCCGGGCACTCAGCGACAACCCCGAGCTCCTCCTGATGGATGAGCCGTTTGGCGCCCTGGACGCGCTGACCCGCGAAAAGATGAACATGGAGATCCAGCGCATCGCCCTGGCCACCCGCGCCACCGTCGTCTTCGTCACCCATGACATCGACGAGGCCGTGGCCCTGGGGGACCGGGTCGTCCACCTCACTCCGCGCCCCGGTCGTATCAAGGACGTCGTCGAGGTCCCCCTGGCCCGGCCCCGCGGAGTCGAGATCAAGAAGGACGCGGCCTTCCACGGGCTGGTCGGGAACCTGCACACCTCACTGAACGAAGAGGACGACCATGAATCGTAA
- a CDS encoding ABC transporter permease: protein MNRKKLLKVLPWITTPGLLVVLFVIWELSVKALDVSPLILPPPSMIFENLGELLAQPTTWDNVRVTVIEIVLGFVAGVLAGVIVGVILGKLPLVEASVRPLIIALEVVPKVALIPLFVIWFGFGMTTKVIIAGLLAFFPVMLNVLLGVRSVERGHRDLMQSINASRWQTFRHLEYKSMMPHVFAGMETAIVLAVIGTIVGEYLGGNEGLGYMVVKTLNELNAPALFAVILMLATVGLIMYFIVTSFKRVAIPWHESVYGRKDVG, encoded by the coding sequence ATGAATCGTAAGAAGCTGCTGAAAGTCCTGCCGTGGATCACCACTCCCGGACTCCTCGTGGTGCTGTTCGTGATCTGGGAACTGAGCGTCAAGGCGCTGGACGTCTCCCCGTTGATTCTGCCTCCACCGAGCATGATCTTCGAGAACCTCGGGGAACTCCTCGCGCAGCCCACCACCTGGGACAACGTGCGGGTGACCGTCATCGAGATCGTCCTGGGCTTCGTGGCCGGTGTGCTGGCCGGTGTGATCGTGGGGGTCATCCTGGGGAAGTTACCCCTGGTGGAGGCCAGCGTCAGGCCTTTGATCATCGCCCTGGAGGTGGTGCCGAAGGTCGCCCTCATCCCGCTGTTCGTCATCTGGTTCGGGTTCGGCATGACCACCAAGGTCATCATCGCCGGCCTCCTGGCCTTCTTCCCCGTCATGCTCAACGTCCTGCTGGGCGTGCGCTCCGTGGAACGGGGGCACCGGGACCTGATGCAGAGCATCAACGCCAGCCGGTGGCAGACCTTCCGGCATCTGGAGTACAAGAGCATGATGCCGCACGTCTTCGCCGGCATGGAGACGGCCATCGTGCTGGCGGTGATCGGCACCATCGTGGGCGAGTACCTGGGTGGCAACGAGGGACTGGGCTACATGGTGGTGAAGACCCTCAACGAGCTCAATGCACCGGCGTTGTTCGCGGTCATCCTGATGCTGGCCACCGTGGGACTGATCATGTACTTCATCGTGACCTCCTTCAAGCGCGTGGCGATCCCCTGGCACGAATCCGTCTATGGGCGAAAGGATGTGGGCTGA